The nucleotide sequence ccacaatgagaaggtgtttaggccgtagtccaccacgctggcccagtccggattggtggactccacactccttcgagaactctcaggatgttttccttcaccgatgaagcaattgatattttaattactttaattacttacaacttacataacttagaaaagttagaggtgcgtgctgggattcgaacccggccccccgcaagtgaagtcgagctcctgcccactgggctatcaccgcttaaacaCTACACTAACTCGgcttatttactgtctctgagactcatctgtgaaaccgaaacgctaatagattTTCTGAAAGAAatgatacagccctaacatcacaagcaaaataaaaatcaaatgaaatcaaAGACTCCCGTCACTTTTGTAGGtccgcgtcgcatagcgtagttactatggacgtgtcgatcttttatcttcaatacgTTAGTTTGCatgtagaaataaatatgctactttcgattaatttttatttaattattcattttattatactctttatttgtacaccactcagaaaaacgagaaaaaaaagaacaaacacgtgaagaatgaagcaggatacaaaaggcggccttatcgctaggtggcgatttttctttgattccttatgttatgaaatatacttatgcacccatCAACAGTATTTCGAAATTCCGTTACCAGTTGTATTTAGCTGATGCAAGCGACTTCGACTGCGTATCATTTATGATGTCTTTCAACTCGGCCGCCCGACAGGCCCACAATGAACTCGTTACCCGccttgtttaaattaaatatattaaaagaccCTCATCGCCGTTTAGCCCCATAATAACTTGttttgtgggtactaagatgatatatacgatcatcatcatcatcatcatctcaaccaattgacgtccactgctggacataggtcttttgtagggagttccacaatgcacggtcctgggccgcttgcctccaacggctcccagctactcgcctgatgtcatctgtccacctcgtttggggccgacctacgctgcgtttaccggtgcggggtcgccattccagcaccttaagaccccaacgtccatcggttctccgagctatgtgccccgcccattgccacttcagcttcgcaactcgctgagctatgtcggtaactctagttcttctacggatctcctcatttctgattagatcacgtagagacactcctaacatagctctttccatcgcccgctgagtgactctgagccttcttatgaggcccatagttagcgaccatgtctctgatccgtaagtcatcactggcaacacgcactgttcgaagactttagtcttcaggcactgagggattttggacgaaaagaggTCACGAAGtctcccgaacgctgcccatccaaattggattcggcggtttacctctttctcgaaattggacctacctaactggatcgtgtgtcctaggtatatatactcgtctacaatttcgagtgcagagctcctaacaattattgggtggagcggaacatgagcgttagacataattagATATatacgatataaataaatatactacgacaataaacacatcgcgatctagccccaaagtaagcgtagcttgtgttatgggtactaagatgactgatgagtatttttatgaacaatatacataaatacttagactatacatataaacacccagacactgaaaataccatttttcagtagtgggaaccgaacccacggccttggattcagaaagcagggtcgctgcaaactgtgccaatctatatggtggacggatgacatgaAGCGAGCCgtagggagccgctggacccaaacGGCATAATACCGGGGTATTTGAAGCCTTAGCCTTAGCctttcaaaagacctatgtccagtagtggacttcGATCgattgatatgttgatgatgacatcgcgatacataaatacttataacaggtctttttttattccgctacaagttagccctttactgcaatctcacctggtgctaagatggtagcgggttaacctgttagggagtatatagtcataccccaaatcggtttctacgtgacatcgcaccagaacactaaatcgcttagcggcacgcctttgccggtagggtggtaactagccacggccaaagcctcccaccagaccagacatgagaaaattcagaaaattataaattcccaaattgaccctgcctggatcgaatccgggaccttctaattaaatttacagcgctcaccgttgcgccagggaggtcgtcaactgTAGGACGGAAACACCCCGACACTAAAAAGCATTTATGTacaacacacaaacatcttccaatTGACAAGAcaataatgacaaggttgcttggaagcatccggctccgctttcatcgtaaattgttgatgttggaaaagagcaactgctgagtttcttgctggcttctcctcggtagaatatgctttccgaaccggtggtagagtcactacaaacagacagacttgacgtttcaaagttgcttatataaggcctacttgaaataaatgaattttgaattgtggGAGTCGAATCCACGGGCTTATACTGAGAAAGCAGGGCCCACTGCCcacagcccactgcgccaatcagccgtctaactttttttatttccaggTGTGTTGTCCAGAACCAGCTTACCCCTACCCCCTACTGCCTGACTGGAACACTTGCGGAATCATGACCCCGAACAAGATATATGGAGGTACTCTGACTGATATTGACGAGCATCCTTGGATGGCATTGATCAAATATCAAAACCCAGGTATACCTCTTTCCGAACCAATCTTTtccaaccaagcttttttaaccAAGCTTTCATACTGGGGCAATCCAAAAAGTTCtatttagtttgtaataaaaaacaaaaattcgcTTGTGTCCGCAATTGGCTAAAGCCGGTATAAAGACTTATCATATATCGATAAGTACAATCGGTACCGACTACCACATCACTCTTTCCTCGACGACTGAGTGAATGCTATGTACGAAACTGTTGCATAGTTCCGAGTTCTACCctcgtttaatttataaatatatgattaatatctttaacaattaaatgcatttaattttattaataaacgtacgtCTGCACTAAGTGCTacataaaacaagttattatcatctgttatgtggctcaataagttgttaaaaatgtttgtaacctgctaaactttaagtaatatattatttatttgttcaaccTAGGCTAGACActaggatatgaactgtaatacaattattaaaataataaagatattttaaaaacaaaacaaacaaacttgccACACTGCACGACTGGCAGTCTTATCAGACGTGAAGAAAAcattactcttttttttttattattattcttttttttaagggcTTTTACAGGTCAGCCccattactctttataaacgaaaagtggacATAAGGCGGTTggccttactcgaaatggacataagttatTGAAATCTGTAGGTAtgtcgtttgcgaaaggtgcagaagtcatttgtgggattgggtatatgcttttataatctgATTCCCAAgttgattttggacctgccaatgcataagtttaaacaatcgTGGTttctatacgattgatgaatctccgctctcatctctcacaagatagaaaatttattatatattttttttttcattgttaacggtaaaattatgttgaaaaagagcaatctgctgagtttcttgccggctcttctcggtggaatctgcttaccgaaccggtggtcgagtctctacaaacagactgaattgacgttttaaaagtgcttataaacttgaaataaacgaattttgaaatttgaaattttgaaggATATCGAAACGGGAGCTCAGGGCGTTCAGATCAAATACTCGTATGTTAGCTCGCAGGTTCGCACATTGCAATAAGAGGGTAAATCTAAAGTTCTTTAAGGCTATATAGCCAAACTTTTTACACGTGTAGCCGGCGTGTAGTAAGCGAAGGAAAAGATCGCGAGGTAACCtacaagcctgagagttctccataatgtacacGGTAAAAGCACAATTTTTAATCAGTTTTGTTATTATCAGATAATGCTACGGAAACCGGCTTCCTGTGCGGTGGAGTGCTTATCTCGTCCAGATACGTGCTCACTGCGGCACATTGCGTCACATCGCGTTCGGATTCCAAGCGTTTCAAAATGTAAGATACTTTCATAGACTAAGGCAGGTTTGGGTAAATAAGGCCTTAGTTacaaaaatagtatttatttacttataaataatcgTAGTCGCTCAAAGTTGCACTCGTAAGCatctaaaacttataaaatactagcgtacccagcccgcttcgccgggctagattttgctatattttatttaaacaataaacttacatcatgataatttaagtaatatattaaatcatttatttatctccgtattgattctcttctattctcttctcgagcgggtgaagatcattatctacacccatgtacacccaacaatagaatcatcatattaaataaaagctgtatttgacagttaggagtgctccgattgtcaccaaactttacaggattactcgccaggtcaatccggagattccctgaaagtttcattgaaatcgttccagccgtttcggagcctatacggaaaatacccacacactttctcttatatatatatatatatatatatatataagagaaagtgtatattatatatatatatatatatatatatataagagaaagtgtgtgggtatacCTGTAACCTCAAACCTGTAATGACGTGTTTGGTCGCTTACTGCTTAACAGTGCGGGATGGGTCTTGATTCATGAGGGATGGTCGTGCGACCCTAGTAATAAGAGTCGCTATTTTTTGTTTATGGTAATTCGTATAAAAgtcattaacattaaaattatcttgattcaggtatttattttttattttatttaaaatctccCATAGCTAGGCGTTAATACTCGTTGAATTAAGAACGTATAttagaatcctcattcagccattattgtatgcagtgcattgtgtccaataaCAGTGAAAAAAGCCCCGCGCACGTTTCACTTTACACCCGTGGAATGCTGCTGGCAcgcaaacttttcccattttcacattttatggtgaacgcttagaacattggAGGTATAAATTACTGTAAtttgctaaatggtatgaagcaACTAACCgttttgttcgagaaacaatacCAAAGTGGactggtttttgatgcttcaatattagtcgtgtacactgttttctgtatgttcttaattatgtggCTATGCCACTTTGTTTGATCAATGACTCAGTAGTCATTGATCCAACAAAGTGGCAACGACTCATTGATGCTAAACGTTAAAAgagcgttttttttattccataataagttgactgcaatctcacttgcagTGAGAATGCAGTCTAAGGGCTCTTTCACATAGAACATTCGATTTTACAGGATCCATTTTAACTGATCCGTCGCTACTGGTGGTAATATTCATACAGCATTTACAGGACCGAGTTTACTGATCCGTCGCTACTGGAGGATATTCGCACAGCATTTTCAGGACCGATTTTAACAGATCCGACGGTACTGGACTTTCGCTCTTCTGTGTATCGTCTACTTTCTACGGGGATGGACGTTGTAAATGGCGGCTGTGTGCTGCACACCGCACCCCGCGCACCCTCGTTCCACTGCCAAGCCTCGCGCGGTTTCGATCCAATAAAACGGATCAGTATTTCTGTTGTTACTGGATCCGGAATACTGTATTCTGTGTGTtttatgcaatcaggaaaattagacagcttaccgatgttgaaacagctaggcttgtttatttcgcatactttcacagtattatgtcctatgggatcttgctgtggggaaaagctgcagatattgaaagtatatttatactacagaaaagagtacgatcaatatataaacttggatcacgcgaatcgcttcgagaaaatttaaacaaataggtattcttacagtagcttcgcaatacatttataataatatagtctttgtgagacaaaatattactctttataaatcaaaagctgaaattaacaatcgacttaccagaaacggtcataaattagtgatatctgcatatcgtctgcgaaaggtgcagaactcctttgtggggttgagtatacgcttttacaacatgattcctaaggaaattcttgacctaccaatgcatacatttaaaaaatgtgtaaaaacgcatctagtacagcgaggttactatacatttgatgaattcctcaatgacaaggtagaatggaagcagccagcctcgctctcatctcccgcaagatagcaaaatgattgtaaatgttgatgttcgaaaagagcaactactgagtttctcgccggctcttctcggtagaatctgctttccgaaccggtggtagagttacacaaacatacatacttgacgcttagcaaaagtgcttataaagtaggcctacttgaaataaatgaatttgaacaTACAACTACATACGCTACTAACATATAGGTACGTTTAAAGGGACCTGTAAAACGGATTGCTGCTTATTTTCTCGGATAGGTATTTTTTACTGGATCCGGAATACGGTATTCTGTGTGAGTTCGCTCATACAACTACATACGCTAGTAACATGTACGTTTTAACGGACCTGTAAAACGGACGTTCTATGTGAACGCGCTCTAGACGTGGACGAAATCGCAGGCAACAgctgtttttgtataatttcagTACTGAAGTCCGCCTTGGCGAGTGGGATATTTCAAAAGATACAGACTGCATATTCTATAAAGAGGCTGACTGCAGCCTTCCAGTACAGAACGTGCAAGTCGAGGAGGTGATAGCGCATGAAGACTACGTTCCAGATGATGAGCACCAGCTTAACGACATCGCGCTCTTAAGACTGTCAGATAATGTAACTTTCAATGGTTTGTTGATcacttgaataaaatttttcttATCGTAATTAACCTGTCGTGGTTAGGTTAGCGAcaaagctgcttggaagcaggccactctgctctcatctctcacaaaacagaaaaattctaaagattgctaaactataaaattatctttgaaaagatcaatctgctgagtttcctgccggctcttctcagtggaatctgtctttcaaaccggtggtagagtgacaaacagactgacttgacgtttcaaaagtgcttataaactaggcctacttgaaataaatgttttttttttaaatgtaaatttatagGAAGTTtcgtaagtaaaaaataaaaaagtattatttgctATAccaactccgcgaaaagcaagaggataacttcaataatatttcCCGCGAGAACGCTCGCTGGGTTTCATGGCTGTACCTCCTCGCGACCTCATAGAGCTTTTAGTAAGTTTTTAAGTCAAGTCAAGGTCAACATCACGGCCGTGTGGTGGcgccagatcagaatacagtaatTGTCACCATCTTAACGTCtacaaatagagttaaaaaactctttaaattattatacaaaaaatctcaataaccaccagtaaataaaaaaataaataaataaaaattaacaaattattacttttcccaccttttagaacttttatataatttttcctttatttcacattaaagacactcacattacatttaatttttgattttagatttttagttttttctttttttttagattttcatgtttattaatttcataatttttgattttgtttattatttacctctttgatgattttgtatttctcgatgtaaatgagtttgttttaatgaaaaatatcttttgtgtgtttatatattatattatattatatattataagtattctatgttattgctcttttttatgataattttgttattgtttagtcgcgaggattcagtgacgacgaagataatggggctggctgaaaaccagtgctgcgcgttgtagtttgcagctatactgagccagctcctttgtcacacattttttttttaatttttatagtttaacaattattttatttcacgaatgtaacattttacacaaatgtgtgacaataaatacgatttttcttttctttctttctttctttctttttcttttcttaacaCCACCACCAACTACATCGGAAATGGGATCCTATTTCCGAGTCcccaaatattattaaaaagtgtcATTCAATGCCACTGAGGCAAAGCTGCGGGTAATAAAACAAGTGACTCTTCTTTCAGATTTTGTAAAGCCCATATGCCTCCCTACGAACGCGTCGCTTCGCGCTACGGAAAAATGGTTATGGAATCAATCTTTGGAGGTGGCGGGGTGGGGCGAAACAGGAACCATAAAGGATACTGGTGCTTTGAATAATGTCGGTATGTGTTTTCGTATTTTTAAGATGGGTGGGCATATGAATGAAGCAACGGCAAGAATAATTAATCaatctacttttaaaaaacattttttttattgtaaacactGGTGattaatgaaatgaatgaatgaattgaaaTACACAAAGGTAATTTATCCACTACGTGTTGTTTCTACCGCTGCCAATGCTCAACTGATCCCCGCTCTATTGTGGCGGCCTAATTTATTAGACTGAATGTCCACAATCTAGTCAGTACTGTACATCCGAAATTTCAAAAAGGGTGTCAATTTCGTACAATTAAACATCACTAGAGCGGAAAATATAACTTTTCACACGTCCAGACCAAAagaaattcggaaattataaattcccaaatcaccccgggacctcccatttagATCCCaagatcacagcgctcaccaatgcgccagggaggtcggctGAAATGATAACAGTAAAAATTAACAACGTTACTATACACTCCTTGCCCGTAGTCCGGCCCCAACTAGTCACAGCGTGaggttaaaagtaaaatagccttagtaaataataaaatgcataaaaaaaatgaactaACTGCTAATTCCCgagattagcgcgttctaaCAATTAACCGTTTGTCCTGGGGCCATGTAGTGGTGCACCATCCCATCATATCAATGACTATCTTAAaggaaaatgataataattatagattgtattttctaagtatttattatttatttaatctgtgaTTTTTATTCCGGTATTTcccatattttttgtttttacatttttatgtgACAAGTCTcgtattgttatataatattgaaaattgttaacgacAAATTTTTGCCCGCCAATCTTGGCAGTAtatgtgacacttataaaaatcaattacaccTATGCAAACATTTTGAACGAACCATATTccagcaaaattaaaaaaaaattattgattgattgatatcaataaaatatggataattttattgaaaataattttctgTTTTCATGACCAGCAACGGAGAAGAAGGAGAAAGTGGACCTGTCTGtattcaataaaaaagtttGCAAACGACGGTATGCGCTCGCCGGGCGTCAAATAACGAACAAGCAACTTTGCGCGGGAGGTGGTAAAGATGGTAAAGACACCTGTAAAGGAGACTCTGGAGGTCCGCTGATGACTCAGGTCTCTGGATCAAATTGGGTGTCGGTTGGTGTTGTCTCCTACGGGCCCCAAAACTGTTCAACTACCGGCTGGCCAGGAGTGTACACCAAAGTGTCTTCATATATAGATTGGATACTTTCCAAGTTGAGATTGTAATTTAAACTATCGTTAATTCAGGGGACTCTCACAGCATCTGTTGGCAGAGGCCGATAGCAGTGACTGTACCCTTAGAACAAGATATGCCCACTGGCGATCGAACAGTTGTTTTCGGGTATggttgaacatcggagtaaattGGATCTAATCTGCATTatgttaaagcttaaatttgtcTTCAattcgggcttttgacagaactgaagtacaagatttgcgactctaaaacgagttaTATTAGGTTCATTTTACATTAACGATATATAGTTTGATACGCGGAAGCGACTCCTCGATTAGAGCAAATCTTGTACCTCCTTCAGTTACTGGACATAGTCTCTctgtatattttttagtataattaaacaaatataaagttgttatttgaagcgaataataaaaacttcttTCGTCagtattaatacatatttatcaGTTGCTGTCCTTATTTTTGGCACACACCCGAGCCGTAAGTGGTAATACAATTAAATGCCGACATACAGTTCAGGGATTGCACACATactttgacggctgattggcgcagtgcacagcgaccctgctttctgtgtcaccgtgggttcgtttcccacaactggaaaaagtttgtgtgatgaacatgaatgtttttcagtgtctgggtgtttatatgtaatttttaagcatttatgtacattattcataaaaataacaatcagtcatcttagcaccgtTCGCGCCGGGCGCGTTCACATAGAACGTCCGTTTTACAGTTCcgtttaaacatatattttactagcgtaTGTAGTTGTATAAGCGAGTACACACAGAATACAGAATACAGAATTCTGGATCCAGTAAAAAATACCTATCCGACAAGATAAGCAGCAATCCGTTTTACAGGTCCCTTTAAACGTATATGTTACTAGCGTATGAGCGAGTTTACGGAGAATACAGTATTCCGGATccagtaaaagtaaaagtctgtGTGTGTGCAAGTCACACACGGTAGAAGTGAAACTAAATCTTTTTTTGACGTGCACGAAAATCGTGTATACTGGatacacgattttttttaactttacttttttgcataattttaaaattaatttattaaggagatgaaaatattgacacagataaaaattcatcaacaattaacacacttatactaaaactttctaaCACGCAGGCGCAAACACATGCATTAAACACATGGAGTCCGAGAACGTctaatgtgttctatctcattcgctcgccggctgaatcctatatatttatgtgtttctgTCTCTATGgacatattttttcttatcatcgagtttgaaatcacaacgattctaaagaagtttcacttcaaaaattcttctctttctttttaatatgCCGAATGCCTATGCCtagcaaacataaaaaaaatatataaacatcctaattgataacctcctcctttttgaagtcggttaaaaacgaataggtacatatttttctGTTGAAAAGAAATTCGATACCTTAGCAGAAGTCTTGGATcgttatcgttttttttataactgtagCATCACAGCGCTAAAAAATCAAATGGCTTCAATACGGAAACGTTTTAGTACCAGTCCAGCGTAGTATAAAAAGAAGTCAGTGCAAATAATAATGTCAAGTGAATAACGCTATTAACACTAAGACCTGGCTTTAtgccttataatttaaaatagaagATATGCATAGTAAACACTGAAGATATGTCTGTACGGCGATACACCTTTGCCTTCTTCCTACGGGGAAGAATAAACAATTCACAtattcaaatgtcaaaaaatataataattcagatTATACCACGCACTACTCATTAGCtttcaaagaaaaagaaagcttacaaaatttttaatgaataggtTGGATCAACAATTATTGAAAACATTTaaagaattaggaaaaaatatTGTACTGAAGACATGGTTCTATGCCTTCAAGCAATGTTAtcatatgaatattaaatacaaacactgaagacatggctgtgCGGTGGAATACCGTTGCCTTTTCCCTAAGAGGAAGAATAAAAACCTGACACCCTGCGCGTGcatcgtaaaataataatataaaatagtatgtatatttctgtctcattcttttccggcttcatcctacacatttgtgtatttgtgtctcttacctgtcgtttttttccgttgcatctggtttgaaatcacaacgattgtAAAGAAGTTTGCCTTCAAAATACCTATCCGACCtatttgtatacttcttctgtctgccaataaagagtataaataaataaataaataaatcaaaaaaacatttttcttaatttttttggaATGCAGATGAAGTGCCTCTCGGTTTACCTCTGTCAGCTTAAGGCAATATGCCTAGCGACTTGCTTgcatctgtgaagagttatgtctttCATCTCCGACAAtagttatcagatcttcattagtCATTACATGCTATATACAAGAATTATTAATATCGgatcaaatttaacggagctataaagtgaaattgataaaaaaattcccatttcccggaggaaacttgttgtttatcgggataaaaagtatcctatatgttgcccggaatatcagctacgactataccaaattttatttaaatccgttcagtagttttcacgtgatgcccggacagacagacagacagacaaaaattaaataaaaatctgatttggtatcgattataaagcatcctctggtcaaaatgtttaaaatatatttatgtacagaaatcttctagttttattataagtacatacaaaataaaagtatacctttattaaaaaaatgtattgataaACACGTCATGGCACATTTGTTGTGAATATTCCTAACTATTTTGTGACCAATAAATTGGGACTCAAATTCTGCAGTTCCGTTTAGATAAGAAACAATCTTGAGCTCTCTTCTAaagttaattttacatttaaaaaacatcGAACTAGTCTATTCATAATGAATATCCGATGATGGGTAATATCAGAATCATTATTAAAGTCCTTACTGCTAAGGCCTTGTGTCTTATAGAAGATGCGGATTTAGAGCATGAatccaccacgctactccaatgcggaTTGACGATTTCATATGTAACCTCAACCTATCTTTAATTggagctatattttattttgttacaatgagagtttatttatttacttaagacaaACCAGcaatctttaaatatataatattgtagcactatttgtttattgtatgtgtatatgtattacatatatacacatacaaaatacaaacagttctacagtattatatatttaaagattttttattatatcaatgtttttatattgtaacaacatttttataatttttattagtatttttacctacacttggaggaattatcaattttataaatttaaaatgcatataaatttttttcgcTAAGACTCGCGCTAtgagactgatgtgaaaggcatatactaatttcggcatcgacggtaggagagccgtagcgtAATTgtagaaagcgctcaggccgcgattgccagagagtcgcaggttcaaatcctgtcggttccgaaattttttatctgcattttaaatttataaaaaagtaacaacATTGTTCTGTCTTGTGTCATTACAATCGAAAATTAAAGGGTGCTCATAAAAGAAGAGCCTCAACCTAACTAGGCTGTGACTTATTAGGCCGTGAAAATACGCCAGATTGTTTTCATCGGA is from Pararge aegeria chromosome 19, ilParAegt1.1, whole genome shotgun sequence and encodes:
- the LOC120632149 gene encoding CLIP domain-containing serine protease 2-like; protein product: MISGYKQVILLYFLAIVSSTYSDRCGLNERCVERTKCTVLHSQKSGDQTTMQLPKQCSLSKKKLKVCCPEPAYPYPLLPDWNTCGIMTPNKIYGGTLTDIDEHPWMALIKYQNPDNATETGFLCGGVLISSRYVLTAAHCVTSRSDSKRFKITEVRLGEWDISKDTDCIFYKEADCSLPVQNVQVEEVIAHEDYVPDDEHQLNDIALLRLSDNVTFNDFVKPICLPTNASLRATEKWLWNQSLEVAGWGETGTIKDTGALNNVATEKKEKVDLSVFNKKVCKRRYALAGRQITNKQLCAGGGKDGKDTCKGDSGGPLMTQVSGSNWVSVGVVSYGPQNCSTTGWPGVYTKVSSYIDWILSKLRL